Proteins from a genomic interval of Kitasatospora kifunensis:
- a CDS encoding DUF6758 family protein, whose translation MRGEPSCPRCGGRVRAPGLFSDTWQCDKHGAVHPMQPVLPPSVEALSVAVARSQVPVWLPWPLPVSWLYTGIAHVGDDLSGARATAVACSGPAPLGGFGELVLVAEELGVGLGARYAGLPGPDPGDALSLHKPADTKLLAAGRPTPMWHLQGAPEDRAVYVGEALGLWLWAIAWPEQSALLMYDELVLTDLRDAGAELDLLPCGALSRQLLG comes from the coding sequence ATGAGGGGCGAGCCAAGTTGCCCGAGGTGCGGCGGTCGGGTGCGTGCCCCCGGACTCTTCTCCGACACCTGGCAGTGTGACAAGCACGGAGCCGTCCATCCGATGCAGCCGGTGCTGCCGCCGAGCGTGGAGGCGCTGAGCGTGGCGGTGGCCCGCTCCCAGGTGCCCGTCTGGTTGCCCTGGCCGCTACCGGTCAGCTGGCTCTACACCGGCATCGCGCACGTGGGTGATGACCTCTCAGGGGCCCGCGCCACCGCCGTGGCCTGCTCCGGCCCCGCACCGCTCGGTGGCTTCGGTGAGCTGGTCCTGGTGGCCGAGGAGCTCGGCGTCGGCCTCGGCGCCCGGTACGCGGGCCTGCCGGGCCCGGACCCGGGCGATGCCCTCTCGCTGCACAAGCCCGCCGATACCAAGCTGCTGGCCGCCGGCCGCCCCACCCCGATGTGGCACCTCCAGGGCGCCCCCGAGGACCGCGCGGTCTACGTCGGCGAGGCACTGGGCCTGTGGCTCTGGGCGATCGCCTGGCCCGAGCAGTCCGCCCTGCTGATGTACGACGAGCTGGTCCTCACCGATCTGCGGGACGCCGGCGCCGAACTCGATCTGCTGCCGTGCGGAGCCCTCTCCCGACAACTGCTCGGCTAG
- a CDS encoding DUF1003 domain-containing protein produces the protein MRAREGSRTQTVHGTSVRSRLDQPRTASPGLFSLPAYDPEAFGKLSERIARFLGTGRFIVWMTVVIIIWVLWNTVLPSSVHFDDYPFIFLTLVLSLQASYAAPLILLAQNRQDDRDRVNMEQDRARSDRNIADTEYLAREVAALRQGLGEVATRDFIRSELQSLLKELDERRDEVEVA, from the coding sequence CTGCGGGCCCGTGAGGGCTCCCGGACCCAGACCGTGCACGGCACCTCGGTGCGCTCGCGGCTCGACCAGCCGCGCACCGCCAGCCCGGGCCTCTTCTCGCTGCCCGCCTACGACCCGGAGGCCTTCGGCAAGCTCTCCGAGCGGATCGCGCGGTTCCTGGGGACCGGCCGGTTCATCGTCTGGATGACGGTGGTGATCATCATCTGGGTGCTCTGGAACACCGTGCTGCCCAGCTCCGTCCACTTCGACGACTACCCGTTCATCTTCCTCACCCTGGTCCTGTCGCTGCAGGCCTCCTACGCCGCACCGCTGATCCTGCTGGCGCAGAACCGCCAGGACGACCGCGACCGGGTCAACATGGAGCAGGACCGGGCCCGCAGCGACCGCAACATCGCCGACACCGAGTACCTGGCCCGCGAGGTGGCCGCGCTGCGCCAGGGGCTGGGCGAGGTGGCCACCCGCGACTTCATCCGCTCCGAGCTGCAGAGCCTGCTCAAGGAGTTGGACGAGCGCCGCGACGAGGTCGAGGTGGCCTGA
- a CDS encoding Mrp/NBP35 family ATP-binding protein produces the protein MANETEVATGVTEESVREALSTVQDPEINRPITDLGMVKSVGISADGTVRVAVYLTVSGCPMRETITDRVKTAVARIPGVTGVEVELDVMSDEQRKELSQLLRGGAPEREIPFAKPGTLTRVYAVASGKGGVGKSSVTVNLAAALAAQGQKVAVVDADIYGHSVPRMLGVEGRPTQVQDMIMPPSANGVKVISIGMFTPGNAPVVWRGPMLHRALQQFLADVYWGDLDVLLLDLPPGTGDIAISVAQLVPNAEILIVTTPQMAAAEVAERAGTIALQTHQKIVGVIENMSGMPCPHCDEIVDVFGTGGGQIVAEALTRATGATVPVLGSIPIDVRLREGGDDGKPVVLAAPDSPAGAALRAVADKLGGRQRGLSGLSLGLTPRNKF, from the coding sequence ATGGCCAATGAGACTGAGGTGGCGACCGGCGTGACGGAGGAGTCCGTCCGCGAGGCGCTGTCGACCGTGCAGGACCCGGAGATCAACCGCCCGATCACCGACCTCGGCATGGTGAAATCGGTAGGTATCTCCGCCGACGGCACGGTGCGGGTGGCCGTCTACCTGACCGTCTCCGGCTGTCCGATGCGCGAGACGATCACCGACCGGGTGAAGACCGCGGTCGCCAGGATCCCCGGCGTCACCGGCGTCGAGGTCGAACTCGACGTGATGAGCGACGAGCAGCGCAAGGAGCTCTCCCAGCTGCTGCGCGGCGGCGCTCCCGAGCGCGAGATCCCGTTCGCCAAGCCCGGCACGCTGACCCGGGTCTACGCGGTGGCCTCCGGCAAGGGCGGGGTCGGCAAGTCCTCGGTCACCGTCAACCTGGCCGCCGCGCTGGCCGCCCAGGGCCAGAAGGTCGCCGTGGTGGACGCCGACATCTACGGCCACAGCGTGCCGCGGATGCTGGGCGTCGAGGGGCGCCCGACCCAGGTCCAGGACATGATCATGCCGCCGTCGGCGAACGGCGTGAAGGTCATCTCGATCGGCATGTTCACCCCCGGCAACGCCCCCGTGGTCTGGCGCGGCCCGATGCTGCACCGCGCGCTGCAGCAGTTCCTGGCCGACGTCTACTGGGGCGACCTGGACGTGCTGCTGCTCGACCTGCCGCCGGGCACCGGCGACATCGCGATCTCGGTGGCCCAGCTGGTGCCGAACGCCGAGATCCTGATCGTCACCACCCCGCAGATGGCCGCCGCCGAGGTGGCCGAGCGGGCCGGCACGATCGCGCTGCAGACCCACCAGAAGATCGTCGGCGTGATCGAGAACATGTCCGGCATGCCCTGCCCGCACTGCGACGAGATCGTCGACGTGTTCGGCACCGGCGGCGGCCAGATCGTCGCCGAGGCGCTCACCCGGGCCACCGGCGCCACCGTCCCGGTGCTCGGCAGCATCCCGATCGACGTGCGGCTGCGCGAGGGCGGCGACGACGGCAAGCCGGTCGTGCTGGCCGCCCCCGACTCCCCCGCCGGCGCCGCGCTGCGCGCGGTGGCCGACAAGCTGGGCGGCCGCCAGCGCGGCCTGTCCGGCCTCTCGCTGGGGCTCACCCCGAGGAACAAGTTCTGA
- a CDS encoding magnesium transporter MgtE N-terminal domain-containing protein, protein MAAHASRVFISHLTGVAVFDPNGDQVGRIRDVVVSLRIGGRPPRVLGLVVEVVGRRRIFLPMTRVTSVESGQVLTTGVVNMRRFEQRQTETLALAELLDRRVTETASGDEVTVLDVAMVQTRLREWEITKVFVQRGRSSRLRKNRGEALTLDWSAVTGFTLAEEGQGAANLLATFEQLRPADLASVLHHLSAKRRGEVAAALDDERLADVLEELPEDDQVEILGKLQDERAADVLEAMDPDDAADLLSELPGEEAERLLQLMEPEEAAPVRRLLSYEEDTAGGLMTTEPIVLEPDATVAEALARVRVADHKPALAAQIYVCRPPNETPTGKYLGIVHFQRLLREPPYTLVGSIVDGDLDPLLPDTPLPLVTSYLATYNMVAAPVVDEADHLLGAVTVDDVLDHLLPEDWREAALHGGEAHHSTEQESEEPGGH, encoded by the coding sequence TTGGCAGCGCACGCCAGCCGGGTCTTCATCTCTCACCTGACCGGGGTCGCCGTTTTCGACCCCAACGGCGACCAGGTCGGCCGGATCCGCGATGTGGTCGTATCGCTGCGGATCGGCGGCCGCCCGCCCCGGGTACTCGGCCTGGTGGTCGAGGTGGTCGGCCGACGCCGGATCTTCCTGCCGATGACCCGGGTGACCAGCGTGGAGTCCGGCCAGGTACTGACCACCGGGGTGGTCAACATGCGCCGCTTCGAGCAGCGGCAGACCGAGACGCTGGCCCTGGCCGAGCTGTTGGACCGCCGGGTCACCGAGACCGCCTCCGGCGACGAGGTGACCGTGCTGGACGTGGCCATGGTGCAGACCCGGCTGCGCGAGTGGGAGATCACCAAGGTCTTCGTGCAGCGCGGCAGGAGCAGCCGACTGCGCAAGAACCGCGGCGAGGCGCTCACCCTGGACTGGTCCGCCGTCACCGGTTTCACCCTCGCCGAGGAGGGCCAGGGCGCGGCCAACCTGCTGGCCACCTTCGAGCAGCTGCGCCCGGCCGACCTGGCCAGCGTGCTGCACCACCTGTCGGCCAAGCGGCGCGGCGAGGTGGCCGCCGCGCTGGACGACGAGCGGCTCGCGGACGTGCTGGAGGAGCTGCCCGAGGACGATCAGGTGGAGATCCTCGGCAAGCTGCAGGACGAGCGGGCCGCCGACGTGCTGGAGGCGATGGACCCGGACGACGCGGCCGACCTGCTCTCCGAGCTGCCCGGCGAGGAGGCCGAGCGCCTGCTCCAGCTGATGGAGCCGGAGGAGGCGGCCCCGGTGCGCCGGCTGCTCTCCTACGAGGAGGACACTGCGGGCGGTCTGATGACCACCGAGCCGATCGTGCTGGAGCCGGACGCCACGGTGGCCGAGGCGCTGGCCCGGGTGCGGGTGGCGGACCACAAGCCGGCGCTGGCCGCGCAGATCTACGTCTGCCGGCCGCCGAACGAGACGCCGACCGGCAAGTACCTGGGCATCGTCCACTTCCAGCGGCTGCTGCGCGAACCGCCGTACACCCTGGTCGGTTCCATCGTGGACGGCGACCTGGACCCGCTGCTGCCGGACACCCCGCTCCCCCTGGTCACCAGCTACCTGGCCACCTACAACATGGTCGCGGCACCGGTGGTCGACGAGGCGGACCACCTGCTCGGCGCCGTCACGGTCGACGACGTGCTGGACCACCTGCTGCCCGAGGACTGGCGCGAGGCGGCGCTGCACGGCGGCGAGGCACACCACAGCACCGAGCAGGAGAGCGAGGAACCGGGTGGACACTGA
- a CDS encoding ferritin-like fold-containing protein, translating into METQGEAGQVGSIGDWTTCSADPNYRAAVLDLLGALAYGELSAFERLADDAKFAPGLADKAALARMASAEFAHYQLLHDRLAEIGADPTESMTPFVEPLESFHRVTAPSDWLEGLVKAYVGDSIATDFYREVAVRLDDDTRDLVLRVMSDTGHAQFAVDKVRQAIQENPRVGGRLALWGRRLMGEALSQAQRVVAERDALSNLLVGGAEVRGFDLVEVGKMFNRITEAHTKRMSALGLAS; encoded by the coding sequence ATGGAGACTCAAGGCGAGGCCGGCCAGGTCGGCTCGATCGGTGACTGGACCACCTGCTCGGCCGACCCCAACTACCGGGCGGCCGTCCTCGACCTGCTCGGGGCGCTGGCCTACGGCGAGCTGAGCGCCTTCGAGCGGCTCGCCGACGACGCCAAGTTCGCGCCGGGCCTGGCCGACAAGGCGGCGCTGGCCCGGATGGCCTCGGCCGAGTTCGCGCACTACCAGCTGCTGCACGACCGGCTGGCCGAGATCGGTGCCGACCCCACGGAGTCGATGACCCCCTTCGTCGAGCCGCTGGAGTCCTTCCACCGGGTCACCGCGCCCTCGGACTGGCTGGAGGGCCTGGTCAAGGCCTACGTCGGCGACTCGATCGCGACCGACTTCTACCGCGAGGTGGCGGTCCGCCTGGACGACGACACCCGGGACCTGGTGCTGCGGGTGATGAGCGACACCGGGCACGCCCAGTTCGCGGTGGACAAGGTGCGCCAGGCGATCCAGGAGAACCCGCGGGTCGGCGGTCGGCTCGCGCTCTGGGGCCGGCGGCTGATGGGTGAGGCGCTCAGCCAGGCGCAGCGGGTGGTGGCCGAGCGTGACGCGCTCTCCAACCTGCTGGTCGGCGGCGCCGAGGTGCGCGGCTTCGACCTGGTGGAGGTCGGCAAGATGTTCAACCGGATCACCGAGGCGCACACCAAGCGGATGAGTGCGCTCGGCCTCGCCTCCTGA
- a CDS encoding suppressor of fused domain protein has translation MAHDFPLFGDPSQPHGPQGPTRDEVLAAVEARLLTTFGEPSGRAAITFLGAERIEVLRFGPDPEGLVRYATLGMAAAPMADPTAALADPVRGPRAELLLTLRGGRDDVLRALATFAATPQVEGLVVAPGSSLDLGAPLWEGAPFTSVLAAESGGLVADLELDEPAEPVRFLPLLPMTPNEAAHKRVHGAGALQERWLERGTDLRDPQRRAVALD, from the coding sequence ATGGCCCACGACTTCCCGCTCTTCGGTGACCCCAGCCAGCCCCACGGCCCGCAGGGCCCGACCCGTGACGAGGTGCTGGCCGCCGTCGAGGCGCGACTGCTCACCACCTTCGGCGAGCCGAGCGGGCGGGCCGCGATCACCTTCCTGGGGGCCGAGCGGATCGAGGTGCTGCGGTTCGGCCCGGACCCCGAGGGCCTGGTGCGGTACGCCACCCTGGGCATGGCCGCCGCGCCGATGGCCGACCCCACCGCGGCGCTGGCCGACCCGGTGCGCGGGCCGCGTGCCGAGCTGCTGCTGACCCTGCGTGGTGGCCGCGACGACGTGCTGCGGGCACTGGCCACCTTCGCCGCGACGCCGCAGGTCGAGGGCCTGGTGGTGGCGCCCGGCAGCTCGCTCGACCTGGGCGCCCCGCTCTGGGAGGGCGCGCCGTTCACCTCGGTGCTGGCCGCCGAGAGCGGCGGGCTGGTGGCGGACCTCGAACTGGACGAACCCGCCGAGCCGGTGCGCTTCCTTCCGCTGCTCCCGATGACGCCCAACGAGGCGGCCCACAAGCGGGTGCACGGCGCGGGGGCGCTGCAGGAGCGCTGGCTGGAGCGCGGCACCGACCTGCGCGATCCGCAGCGACGCGCGGTGGCACTGGACTGA
- a CDS encoding PHP domain-containing protein yields the protein MRIDLHAHSNASDGTDTPSELIAAAVAAGLDVVALTDHDTVAGHAEAAAALHALPPGRRPTLLPGAELSCRVGGISMHLLAYLFDPAEPEFARERELVRTDRFRRGQAVVERCRALGAPISWEQVRRIAGEGSVGRPHIASALVEAGVVKDVSAAFTSQWLANGGRADVPKHETDPAVAVRLVRAAGGVPVFAHPGADKRGRTVSDQVIADLAAVGLAGLEVDHIDHDEPTRARLRGLAAELGLFTTGSSDYHGSRKTVRLGEFTTTPEAYQALLDQATGAKPID from the coding sequence GTGCGCATCGACCTGCACGCCCACAGCAACGCCTCGGACGGCACCGACACCCCGAGCGAGCTGATTGCCGCGGCCGTGGCCGCCGGGCTCGACGTGGTGGCACTGACCGACCACGACACCGTCGCCGGCCACGCCGAGGCTGCCGCGGCCCTGCACGCGCTGCCGCCCGGCCGGCGGCCGACCCTGCTGCCGGGCGCCGAACTCTCCTGCCGGGTCGGCGGGATCAGCATGCACCTGCTGGCCTACCTCTTCGATCCGGCCGAGCCGGAGTTCGCCCGCGAGCGCGAGCTGGTGCGCACCGACCGCTTCCGGCGCGGGCAGGCGGTGGTCGAGCGGTGCCGGGCGCTGGGCGCGCCGATCAGCTGGGAGCAGGTGCGACGGATCGCCGGAGAGGGGTCGGTGGGCCGTCCGCACATCGCCAGCGCACTGGTGGAGGCCGGCGTGGTCAAGGACGTCTCGGCGGCCTTCACCAGCCAGTGGCTGGCCAACGGCGGGCGGGCCGACGTGCCCAAGCACGAGACCGACCCGGCGGTGGCCGTGCGACTGGTCCGGGCCGCGGGCGGGGTGCCGGTCTTCGCCCACCCGGGCGCCGACAAGCGTGGGCGCACCGTCTCCGACCAGGTGATCGCCGACCTCGCGGCGGTCGGGCTGGCCGGCCTCGAGGTGGACCACATCGACCACGACGAGCCGACCAGGGCCCGGCTGCGCGGCCTGGCTGCCGAGCTGGGCCTGTTCACCACCGGCTCCAGCGACTACCACGGCTCGCGCAAGACCGTGCGGCTGGGCGAGTTCACCACCACGCCCGAGGCCTACCAGGCGCTGCTCGACCAGGCCACGGGGGCCAAGCCGATCGACTGA
- a CDS encoding alpha/beta fold hydrolase: protein MSTLPFLTLPACAAAVRLVTTRGEFAALRAEPTGAARGTALLVPGFTGSKEDFIALLEPLAHAGFRVVAYDQRGQYETGGGTGQAAYALPELALDLRAITELLAAEAGSGPVHLLGHSFGGFVSREAVLAAQAPLPWASLVLLSTGPGPLDPPEAARTKLLMDALPGMDLETIWQVKQQMEGEQSESAEPLAPEIAEFLHRRWLANVPQALMAMGERLISQADRTEELAAVALPKLYVSGVRDYAWPVDEQARTAERLGVRHVVVDGAGHSPNAERPEQTAAVLLAFWSSVSAG from the coding sequence ATGAGCACGCTGCCCTTCCTCACCCTCCCCGCCTGCGCCGCCGCCGTGCGGCTGGTCACCACGCGCGGGGAGTTCGCCGCGCTGCGGGCCGAGCCCACCGGTGCCGCGCGCGGCACCGCGCTGCTGGTCCCGGGATTCACCGGCAGCAAGGAAGACTTCATCGCGCTGCTCGAACCGCTCGCGCACGCTGGTTTCCGGGTCGTCGCCTACGACCAGCGCGGCCAGTACGAGACCGGCGGCGGCACCGGGCAGGCCGCCTACGCCCTGCCCGAGCTGGCCCTGGATCTGCGGGCGATCACCGAGCTGCTGGCGGCCGAGGCCGGCAGCGGCCCGGTGCACCTGCTCGGTCACTCCTTCGGCGGCTTCGTGTCCCGCGAGGCCGTGCTGGCCGCCCAGGCGCCGCTGCCCTGGGCCTCGCTGGTGCTGCTCTCCACCGGCCCCGGGCCGCTCGACCCCCCGGAGGCGGCCCGCACCAAGCTGCTGATGGACGCGCTGCCGGGGATGGACCTGGAGACCATCTGGCAGGTGAAGCAGCAGATGGAGGGCGAGCAGTCGGAGTCGGCCGAGCCGCTGGCACCCGAGATCGCCGAGTTCCTGCACCGGCGCTGGCTGGCCAACGTGCCGCAGGCACTGATGGCGATGGGCGAGCGGCTGATCAGCCAGGCGGACCGGACCGAGGAACTGGCAGCCGTCGCCCTGCCCAAGCTGTACGTCTCCGGGGTGCGCGACTACGCCTGGCCGGTCGACGAGCAGGCCCGCACCGCCGAGCGGCTGGGCGTGCGACACGTGGTGGTGGACGGCGCCGGACACTCCCCCAACGCCGAGCGCCCGGAGCAGACCGCCGCTGTTCTGCTCGCCTTCTGGTCCTCCGTCAGCGCCGGCTGA
- a CDS encoding DMT family transporter, with protein sequence MAEPTRSVPALDRSAIPAAPPSVASALPKTDLVLLAVSIAGISFSAPLISATAAPALAIACWRNVMSVGVLGPYALLRHRAELRAIGRRALLLAMAAGALLAVHFALWMPSLRMTSVASSTALVTTTPLWTILLLRLTGVRPPRLVWLGMCVAFAGVLVLTGVDLTVSSRALLGDALALGAGLAAAGYMLLGAEVRRTVSTTAYTLVCYGTTALVLLAICLATGTGLTGWSAGVWGQIALLMLAAQLLGHSLSNRVVRTLGPSVTSTAILLETPGAALIAAVWLGQWPAAAAYPAVALILLGLALVVRGGRR encoded by the coding sequence GTGGCTGAGCCCACCAGGTCCGTGCCCGCGCTCGACCGCAGCGCGATACCCGCCGCGCCGCCCTCGGTGGCGTCCGCGCTGCCGAAGACCGACCTGGTGCTGCTCGCGGTCTCGATCGCGGGCATCTCGTTCTCCGCGCCGCTGATCAGTGCCACGGCCGCGCCCGCGCTGGCCATCGCCTGCTGGCGCAACGTCATGTCGGTGGGGGTGCTCGGTCCGTACGCGCTGCTGCGCCACCGGGCCGAGCTGCGGGCGATCGGTCGCCGGGCGCTGCTGCTCGCGATGGCCGCGGGGGCGCTGCTGGCCGTGCACTTCGCGCTCTGGATGCCCAGCCTGCGGATGACCTCCGTGGCCTCCTCCACCGCGCTGGTCACCACCACCCCGCTGTGGACGATCCTGCTGCTGCGCCTGACCGGTGTGCGCCCGCCGCGGCTGGTCTGGCTGGGCATGTGCGTGGCCTTCGCCGGCGTGCTGGTGCTCACCGGGGTGGACCTGACGGTTTCCTCGCGCGCGCTGCTCGGCGACGCCCTGGCGCTGGGCGCCGGCCTGGCCGCGGCGGGCTACATGCTGCTCGGCGCCGAGGTCCGGCGGACCGTCAGCACCACCGCCTACACGCTGGTCTGCTACGGCACCACGGCGCTGGTGCTGCTGGCGATCTGCCTGGCCACCGGAACCGGGCTGACCGGATGGTCGGCCGGAGTCTGGGGCCAGATCGCGCTGCTGATGCTCGCCGCCCAGCTGCTCGGCCACTCGCTGAGCAACCGGGTGGTGCGCACGCTGGGGCCCTCGGTCACCTCGACGGCGATCCTGCTGGAGACTCCGGGGGCGGCGCTGATCGCCGCCGTCTGGCTGGGCCAGTGGCCCGCCGCGGCCGCCTACCCGGCCGTGGCGCTGATCCTGCTCGGGCTGGCCCTGGTGGTGCGCGGCGGGCGCCGCTGA
- a CDS encoding DEAD/DEAH box helicase, with amino-acid sequence MHDLAAREPAPGAGRERAAARRPLALGPPHGRGSTLSTTTEPTKTTFRELGILPETAEALEAVGIIHPFPIQEMTLPVALTGHDVIGQAKTGTGKTLGFGLPLIERAIVRADVEAGRATEEQLCDSPQALIVVPTRELCTQVTNDLQTAGKVRNVRVLAIYGGRAYEPQVEALKKGVDIVVGTPGRLLDLAGQKKLDLSKVRALVLDEADEMLDLGFLPDVEKIITMLPAKRQTLLFSATMPGQVISLARRYMSQPTHIRAAAPDDSGHTVANTTQHIFRAHSLDKVELVSRILQADGRGLAMIFCRTKRTAADVSDQLTQRGFAAGAVHGDLGQGAREQALRAFRSGKVDVLVCTDVAARGIDVEGVTHVVNYQCPEDEKTYLHRIGRTGRAGASGTAVTLVDWDDIPRWQLINKALELGFNEPEETYSTSPHLYELLHIAPGTKGVLPRSERTRAGLAAEEVEDLGETGGRGARSGRGERGRGRGTADNSGGRRGTSGATGTGEQPPQPAAEERPARAPRNRRRTRGGASVAAGTGEQPQQQVTTGGQGVPAPAAAPAGVDGEVAAPRRRRRRSRGAASGEAQVAAVAATQSTLAQSAPTQSAPIEVAVAESTVTATPVLEAPVVEAPAIEAPVAVAVVPSQTDAPAQESAAPAAKKATRTRKSATKKATAPADAVEPTVAEVTTEAEAEPAPAKKTTRTRKSAAKKTTTTADAAEPTVTVAEAVTEAEAAPAKPRKTATKRTTKKTAAPEAPVAEVTTEAEAEPAPAKKTTRTRKTAAKKTTAPADAAEPTVTVAEAVTEAEAAPAKPRKTATKRTTKKTAAAQAPVAEVTTEAEAEPAPAKKTTRTRKTAAKKTTTSADAAEPTVTEAIPAPRRRTRKAVEEAPVAD; translated from the coding sequence GTGCACGACCTCGCAGCTCGCGAACCCGCCCCCGGGGCAGGACGCGAACGCGCGGCTGCCCGCCGTCCTCTCGCTCTCGGCCCGCCACACGGAAGAGGCAGCACCCTGTCCACCACGACTGAACCGACGAAGACCACGTTCCGCGAACTCGGCATCCTCCCGGAGACCGCCGAGGCGCTCGAAGCGGTCGGCATCATCCACCCGTTCCCGATCCAGGAGATGACCCTGCCGGTCGCGCTGACCGGGCACGACGTCATCGGCCAGGCCAAGACCGGCACCGGCAAGACCCTCGGCTTCGGCCTGCCGCTGATCGAGCGGGCCATCGTGCGCGCCGACGTCGAGGCCGGCCGCGCCACCGAGGAGCAGCTCTGCGACAGCCCGCAGGCGCTGATCGTGGTGCCCACCCGCGAGCTGTGCACCCAGGTCACCAATGACCTTCAGACGGCCGGCAAGGTCCGCAACGTCCGCGTGCTGGCCATCTACGGCGGGCGCGCCTACGAGCCGCAGGTGGAGGCGCTGAAGAAGGGCGTCGACATCGTGGTCGGCACCCCGGGCCGACTGCTCGACCTGGCCGGGCAGAAGAAGCTGGACCTCTCCAAGGTCCGCGCGCTGGTGCTGGACGAGGCCGACGAGATGCTCGACCTGGGCTTCCTGCCCGACGTCGAGAAGATCATCACCATGCTGCCCGCCAAGCGGCAGACCCTGCTTTTCTCGGCCACCATGCCGGGCCAGGTGATCAGCCTGGCCCGCCGCTACATGAGCCAGCCGACGCACATCCGCGCCGCCGCGCCGGACGACAGCGGCCACACCGTGGCCAACACCACCCAGCACATCTTCCGGGCGCACTCGCTCGACAAGGTCGAGCTGGTCTCGCGCATCCTGCAGGCCGACGGCCGCGGCCTGGCGATGATCTTCTGCCGCACCAAGCGGACCGCGGCGGACGTCTCCGACCAGCTGACCCAGCGCGGCTTCGCGGCCGGCGCCGTCCACGGCGACCTCGGCCAGGGTGCGCGCGAGCAGGCACTGCGGGCGTTCCGCAGCGGCAAGGTCGACGTGCTCGTCTGCACCGACGTCGCGGCCCGCGGCATCGACGTCGAGGGTGTCACCCACGTCGTCAACTACCAGTGCCCCGAGGACGAGAAGACCTACCTGCACCGGATCGGCCGCACCGGCCGGGCCGGCGCCTCGGGCACCGCGGTCACCCTGGTCGACTGGGACGACATCCCGCGCTGGCAGCTCATCAACAAGGCGCTGGAGCTCGGCTTCAACGAGCCGGAGGAGACCTACTCGACCTCTCCGCACCTGTACGAGCTGCTGCACATCGCGCCGGGCACCAAGGGCGTGCTGCCGCGCTCGGAGCGCACCCGGGCCGGGCTGGCCGCCGAAGAGGTCGAGGACCTCGGCGAGACCGGCGGGCGCGGTGCGCGCTCCGGCCGTGGCGAGCGCGGCCGCGGGCGCGGCACTGCCGACAACTCCGGCGGGCGGCGCGGCACCTCCGGTGCCACCGGCACGGGCGAGCAGCCGCCGCAGCCGGCGGCCGAGGAGCGGCCGGCCCGGGCCCCGCGCAACCGGCGGCGGACCCGTGGCGGTGCCTCGGTCGCGGCCGGCACGGGCGAGCAGCCGCAGCAGCAGGTGACGACGGGCGGCCAGGGCGTGCCCGCGCCGGCCGCCGCGCCCGCGGGCGTGGACGGCGAGGTCGCGGCACCGCGTCGGCGCCGGCGCCGCTCGCGCGGTGCCGCGTCTGGCGAGGCCCAGGTGGCGGCGGTCGCCGCGACCCAGAGCACGCTGGCCCAGAGCGCCCCGACCCAGAGCGCGCCGATCGAGGTCGCGGTCGCCGAGTCGACCGTCACCGCGACGCCGGTGCTCGAGGCCCCGGTGGTCGAGGCCCCTGCGATCGAGGCTCCGGTCGCTGTCGCGGTGGTGCCGAGCCAGACGGACGCACCGGCGCAGGAGAGCGCGGCCCCGGCGGCCAAGAAGGCCACCCGGACTCGCAAGTCGGCCACCAAGAAGGCCACGGCCCCGGCGGACGCCGTCGAGCCGACGGTCGCGGAGGTCACCACCGAGGCCGAGGCCGAACCGGCCCCCGCCAAGAAGACCACCCGCACCCGCAAGAGCGCCGCCAAGAAGACCACGACCACGGCGGACGCCGCCGAGCCGACGGTCACCGTCGCCGAGGCCGTCACCGAGGCGGAAGCCGCACCGGCCAAGCCCCGCAAGACCGCCACCAAGCGCACCACCAAGAAGACCGCGGCCCCCGAAGCCCCGGTCGCGGAGGTCACCACCGAAGCCGAGGCCGAACCGGCCCCCGCCAAGAAGACCACCCGCACCCGCAAGACCGCCGCCAAGAAGACCACGGCCCCGGCGGACGCCGCCGAGCCGACGGTCACCGTCGCCGAGGCCGTCACCGAGGCGGAAGCCGCACCGGCCAAGCCCCGCAAGACCGCCACCAAGCGCACCACCAAGAAGACCGCGGCCGCCCAAGCCCCGGTCGCGGAGGTCACCACCGAAGCCGAGGCCGAACCGGCCCCCGCCAAGAAGACCACCCGCACCCGCAAGACCGCCGCCAAGAAGACCACGACCTCGGCGGACGCCGCCGAGCCGACGGTCACCGAGGCGATCCCCGCCCCGCGCCGCCGCACCCGCAAGGCGGTCGAGGAGGCCCCGGTCGCCGACTGA